In one window of Arachis ipaensis cultivar K30076 chromosome B06, Araip1.1, whole genome shotgun sequence DNA:
- the LOC107645586 gene encoding RNA-binding protein BRN1 isoform X3 encodes MAEAKEESKSSEESVKLFVGQVPKHMTESELLAMFKEFALVDEVNIIKDKATRSSRGCCFVICPSREEADKAVNACHNKKTLPGASSPLQVKYADGELERLEHKLFIGMLPKNVSEVEVSALFSKFGTIKDLQILRGSQQTSKGCAFLKYETKEQALAALEAINGKHKMEYFGPSSGIQPQNPGGERHEHLTMCLGFNGSSVPLVVKWADTEKERQARRAQRAQSQASNAPHADSQHPSLFGALPMGYVPPYNGYGYQAPGGYGIMPYRMPPMQNQPGYHNMMPHMNQANALRPELGPNMNPRNYHVPPASYVGSYPAVPGLQHPIAYAGGMISPRPMSSSPGSISPAGGNGNSGTSSSSASKSSGGQVEGFVSYDSPEAAQSAISMMNGCQLGGKKLKVQLKRDNKQSKPY; translated from the exons ATGGCGGAAGCGAAGGAAGAGAGCAAATCTAGCGAGGAGAGTGTGAAGCTGTTCGTAGGTCAAGTTCCGAAGCACATGACGGAATCGGAACTGCTGGCAATGTTCAAGGAGTTCGCGTTGGTCGACGAGGTCAACATCATCAAGGACAAAGCCACGCGCTCCTCTCGAG GTTGTTGCTTCGTGATTTGTCCGTCGAGGGAAGAGGCTGATAAGGCCGTCAATGCGTGTCACAATAAGAAAACGCTGCCAGGG GCTTCTAGTCCATTGCAAGTAAAGTATGCTGATGGCGAGTTGGAAAGATTAG AACACAAACTCTTCATCGGAATGCTTCCAAAGAATGTTTCTGAAGTTGAGGTCTCTGCACTTTTCTCCAAGTTCGGAACTATAAAAGATTTACAAATTTTAAGAGGTTCTCAGCAAACAAGtaaag GCTGTGCATTTTTGAAGTATGAAACCAAAGAACAAGCCCTTGCTGCTTTAGAGGCAATCAAtggaaagcataaaatggag TATTTTGGACCTTCAAGCGGCATTCAGCCACAAAATCCAGGTGGTGAGAGACATGAACATTTAACCATGTGCCTTGGATTCAAT GGTTCGAGTGTTCCTTTGGTAGTCAAATGGGCTGATACTGAAAAGGAAAGACAAGCCCGACGAGCTCAGAGAGCACAGTCCCAAGCTTCCAATGCGCCACATGCTGATTCTCAGCACCCATCATTGTTTGGAGCCTTGCCAATGGGTTATGTTCCTCCGTATAATGGATACGGTTACCAG GCTCCTGGAGGTTATGGGATCATGCCATACCGGATGCCACCGATGCAGAATCAACCTGGTTACCATAACATGATGCCGCACATGAATCAAGCAAATGCACTACGGCCCGAACTTGGCCCCAATATGAACCCAAGGAATTATCATGTGCCTCCTGCAAGTTATGTTGGCTCTTATCCTGCTGTTCCAGGCCTACAACATCCAATCGCATACGCAGGAGGCATGATTAGTCCAAGGCCTATGAGTAGTTCTCCTGGTTCTATTTCACCTGCAGGTGGTAATGGCAACTCTGGTACATCATCTTCAAGTGCTAGCAAGAGTTCTGGGGGTCAAGTTGAAG GGTTTGTTAGTTATGATTCCCCAGAAGCTGCTCAATCAGCCATTAGTATGATGAATGGGTGCCAATTAGGAGGTAAGAAATTAAAGGTCCAGCTTAAGAGGGACAACAAGCAGAGTAAGCCTTACTGA
- the LOC107645586 gene encoding RNA-binding protein BRN1 isoform X1, which yields MAEAKEESKSSEESVKLFVGQVPKHMTESELLAMFKEFALVDEVNIIKDKATRSSRGCCFVICPSREEADKAVNACHNKKTLPGASSPLQVKYADGELERLEHKLFIGMLPKNVSEVEVSALFSKFGTIKDLQILRGSQQTSKGCAFLKYETKEQALAALEAINGKHKMEYFGPSSGIQPQNPGGERHEHLTMCLGFNGSSVPLVVKWADTEKERQARRAQRAQSQASNAPHADSQHPSLFGALPMGYVPPYNGYGYQAPGGYGIMPYRMPPMQNQPGYHNMMPHMNQANALRPELGPNMNPRNYHVPPASYVGSYPAVPGLQHPIAYAGGMISPRPMSSSPGSISPAGGNGNSGTSSSSASKSSGGQVEGPPGANLFIYHIPQEFGDQELATAFQPFGRVLSAKVFVDKATGVSKCFGFVSYDSPEAAQSAISMMNGCQLGGKKLKVQLKRDNKQSKPY from the exons ATGGCGGAAGCGAAGGAAGAGAGCAAATCTAGCGAGGAGAGTGTGAAGCTGTTCGTAGGTCAAGTTCCGAAGCACATGACGGAATCGGAACTGCTGGCAATGTTCAAGGAGTTCGCGTTGGTCGACGAGGTCAACATCATCAAGGACAAAGCCACGCGCTCCTCTCGAG GTTGTTGCTTCGTGATTTGTCCGTCGAGGGAAGAGGCTGATAAGGCCGTCAATGCGTGTCACAATAAGAAAACGCTGCCAGGG GCTTCTAGTCCATTGCAAGTAAAGTATGCTGATGGCGAGTTGGAAAGATTAG AACACAAACTCTTCATCGGAATGCTTCCAAAGAATGTTTCTGAAGTTGAGGTCTCTGCACTTTTCTCCAAGTTCGGAACTATAAAAGATTTACAAATTTTAAGAGGTTCTCAGCAAACAAGtaaag GCTGTGCATTTTTGAAGTATGAAACCAAAGAACAAGCCCTTGCTGCTTTAGAGGCAATCAAtggaaagcataaaatggag TATTTTGGACCTTCAAGCGGCATTCAGCCACAAAATCCAGGTGGTGAGAGACATGAACATTTAACCATGTGCCTTGGATTCAAT GGTTCGAGTGTTCCTTTGGTAGTCAAATGGGCTGATACTGAAAAGGAAAGACAAGCCCGACGAGCTCAGAGAGCACAGTCCCAAGCTTCCAATGCGCCACATGCTGATTCTCAGCACCCATCATTGTTTGGAGCCTTGCCAATGGGTTATGTTCCTCCGTATAATGGATACGGTTACCAG GCTCCTGGAGGTTATGGGATCATGCCATACCGGATGCCACCGATGCAGAATCAACCTGGTTACCATAACATGATGCCGCACATGAATCAAGCAAATGCACTACGGCCCGAACTTGGCCCCAATATGAACCCAAGGAATTATCATGTGCCTCCTGCAAGTTATGTTGGCTCTTATCCTGCTGTTCCAGGCCTACAACATCCAATCGCATACGCAGGAGGCATGATTAGTCCAAGGCCTATGAGTAGTTCTCCTGGTTCTATTTCACCTGCAGGTGGTAATGGCAACTCTGGTACATCATCTTCAAGTGCTAGCAAGAGTTCTGGGGGTCAAGTTGAAG gACCACCCGGTGCCAACCTGTTTATTTATCACATACCTCAAGAATTTGGAGATCAAGAGCTTGCCACTGCTTTTCAACCATTTGGTAGAGTTTTGAGTGCTAAAGTTTTTGTCGATAAAGCAACCGGTGTTAGCAAATGTTTTG GGTTTGTTAGTTATGATTCCCCAGAAGCTGCTCAATCAGCCATTAGTATGATGAATGGGTGCCAATTAGGAGGTAAGAAATTAAAGGTCCAGCTTAAGAGGGACAACAAGCAGAGTAAGCCTTACTGA
- the LOC107645586 gene encoding RNA-binding protein BRN1 isoform X2, whose product MAEAKEESKSSEESVKLFVGQVPKHMTESELLAMFKEFALVDEVNIIKDKATRSSRGCCFVICPSREEADKAVNACHNKKTLPGASSPLQVKYADGELERLEHKLFIGMLPKNVSEVEVSALFSKFGTIKDLQILRGSQQTSKGCAFLKYETKEQALAALEAINGKHKMEGSSVPLVVKWADTEKERQARRAQRAQSQASNAPHADSQHPSLFGALPMGYVPPYNGYGYQAPGGYGIMPYRMPPMQNQPGYHNMMPHMNQANALRPELGPNMNPRNYHVPPASYVGSYPAVPGLQHPIAYAGGMISPRPMSSSPGSISPAGGNGNSGTSSSSASKSSGGQVEGPPGANLFIYHIPQEFGDQELATAFQPFGRVLSAKVFVDKATGVSKCFGFVSYDSPEAAQSAISMMNGCQLGGKKLKVQLKRDNKQSKPY is encoded by the exons ATGGCGGAAGCGAAGGAAGAGAGCAAATCTAGCGAGGAGAGTGTGAAGCTGTTCGTAGGTCAAGTTCCGAAGCACATGACGGAATCGGAACTGCTGGCAATGTTCAAGGAGTTCGCGTTGGTCGACGAGGTCAACATCATCAAGGACAAAGCCACGCGCTCCTCTCGAG GTTGTTGCTTCGTGATTTGTCCGTCGAGGGAAGAGGCTGATAAGGCCGTCAATGCGTGTCACAATAAGAAAACGCTGCCAGGG GCTTCTAGTCCATTGCAAGTAAAGTATGCTGATGGCGAGTTGGAAAGATTAG AACACAAACTCTTCATCGGAATGCTTCCAAAGAATGTTTCTGAAGTTGAGGTCTCTGCACTTTTCTCCAAGTTCGGAACTATAAAAGATTTACAAATTTTAAGAGGTTCTCAGCAAACAAGtaaag GCTGTGCATTTTTGAAGTATGAAACCAAAGAACAAGCCCTTGCTGCTTTAGAGGCAATCAAtggaaagcataaaatggag GGTTCGAGTGTTCCTTTGGTAGTCAAATGGGCTGATACTGAAAAGGAAAGACAAGCCCGACGAGCTCAGAGAGCACAGTCCCAAGCTTCCAATGCGCCACATGCTGATTCTCAGCACCCATCATTGTTTGGAGCCTTGCCAATGGGTTATGTTCCTCCGTATAATGGATACGGTTACCAG GCTCCTGGAGGTTATGGGATCATGCCATACCGGATGCCACCGATGCAGAATCAACCTGGTTACCATAACATGATGCCGCACATGAATCAAGCAAATGCACTACGGCCCGAACTTGGCCCCAATATGAACCCAAGGAATTATCATGTGCCTCCTGCAAGTTATGTTGGCTCTTATCCTGCTGTTCCAGGCCTACAACATCCAATCGCATACGCAGGAGGCATGATTAGTCCAAGGCCTATGAGTAGTTCTCCTGGTTCTATTTCACCTGCAGGTGGTAATGGCAACTCTGGTACATCATCTTCAAGTGCTAGCAAGAGTTCTGGGGGTCAAGTTGAAG gACCACCCGGTGCCAACCTGTTTATTTATCACATACCTCAAGAATTTGGAGATCAAGAGCTTGCCACTGCTTTTCAACCATTTGGTAGAGTTTTGAGTGCTAAAGTTTTTGTCGATAAAGCAACCGGTGTTAGCAAATGTTTTG GGTTTGTTAGTTATGATTCCCCAGAAGCTGCTCAATCAGCCATTAGTATGATGAATGGGTGCCAATTAGGAGGTAAGAAATTAAAGGTCCAGCTTAAGAGGGACAACAAGCAGAGTAAGCCTTACTGA
- the LOC107645586 gene encoding RNA-binding protein BRN1 isoform X4, which yields MAEAKEESKSSEESVKLFVGQVPKHMTESELLAMFKEFALVDEVNIIKDKATRSSRGCCFVICPSREEADKAVNACHNKKTLPGASSPLQVKYADGELERLEHKLFIGMLPKNVSEVEVSALFSKFGTIKDLQILRGSQQTSKGCAFLKYETKEQALAALEAINGKHKMEYFGPSSGIQPQNPGGERHEHLTMCLGFNGSSVPLVVKWADTEKERQARRAQRAQSQASNAPHADSQHPSLFGALPMGYVPPYNGYGYQAPGGYGIMPYRMPPMQNQPGYHNMMPHMNQANALRPELGPNMNPRNYHVPPASYVGSYPAVPGLQHPIAYAGGMISPRPMSSSPGSISPAGGNGNSGTSSSSASKSSGGQVEGCYIYIL from the exons ATGGCGGAAGCGAAGGAAGAGAGCAAATCTAGCGAGGAGAGTGTGAAGCTGTTCGTAGGTCAAGTTCCGAAGCACATGACGGAATCGGAACTGCTGGCAATGTTCAAGGAGTTCGCGTTGGTCGACGAGGTCAACATCATCAAGGACAAAGCCACGCGCTCCTCTCGAG GTTGTTGCTTCGTGATTTGTCCGTCGAGGGAAGAGGCTGATAAGGCCGTCAATGCGTGTCACAATAAGAAAACGCTGCCAGGG GCTTCTAGTCCATTGCAAGTAAAGTATGCTGATGGCGAGTTGGAAAGATTAG AACACAAACTCTTCATCGGAATGCTTCCAAAGAATGTTTCTGAAGTTGAGGTCTCTGCACTTTTCTCCAAGTTCGGAACTATAAAAGATTTACAAATTTTAAGAGGTTCTCAGCAAACAAGtaaag GCTGTGCATTTTTGAAGTATGAAACCAAAGAACAAGCCCTTGCTGCTTTAGAGGCAATCAAtggaaagcataaaatggag TATTTTGGACCTTCAAGCGGCATTCAGCCACAAAATCCAGGTGGTGAGAGACATGAACATTTAACCATGTGCCTTGGATTCAAT GGTTCGAGTGTTCCTTTGGTAGTCAAATGGGCTGATACTGAAAAGGAAAGACAAGCCCGACGAGCTCAGAGAGCACAGTCCCAAGCTTCCAATGCGCCACATGCTGATTCTCAGCACCCATCATTGTTTGGAGCCTTGCCAATGGGTTATGTTCCTCCGTATAATGGATACGGTTACCAG GCTCCTGGAGGTTATGGGATCATGCCATACCGGATGCCACCGATGCAGAATCAACCTGGTTACCATAACATGATGCCGCACATGAATCAAGCAAATGCACTACGGCCCGAACTTGGCCCCAATATGAACCCAAGGAATTATCATGTGCCTCCTGCAAGTTATGTTGGCTCTTATCCTGCTGTTCCAGGCCTACAACATCCAATCGCATACGCAGGAGGCATGATTAGTCCAAGGCCTATGAGTAGTTCTCCTGGTTCTATTTCACCTGCAGGTGGTAATGGCAACTCTGGTACATCATCTTCAAGTGCTAGCAAGAGTTCTGGGGGTCAAGTTGAAGGTTGTTATATCTATATCTTATAA